From the Chlamydiota bacterium genome, the window AAATGCCGTTATCCACGCTGAATTTGGCATTGAAGAATAAAAAATCCTCTCCTCAAAGAGAGAGTAAAAGATTGATTAAATCTTTCCAACGAGATCAAGACCCGGCTTCAATGTTGTTTTTCCAGGTTCCCAACTGGCAGGACAAACCTCACCCTTATGCTCACGAACAAACTTTGCTGCTTGAAGACGACGAACCAGTTCAGAGGCATTTCGCCCAATGCTGTTGTCATGAACTTCAATCGTCTTCAAAATCCCATCTGGATCAATGATGAAGGTTCCTCTCAAGGAAAGTCCCGCCTCTTCAATATAGGTTCCAAATTCTCGGGCTAATTTTCCGGTCGGGTCCGCAATCATCGGATATTGAACCTTTTTAATGGATGGAGATGAATCGTGCCAGGCCTTGTGGGTATAGACAGTATCCGTACTCACCCCAAAAACTTCTGCTCCTAGTTTTTTAAATTCCTCATATTTCTTCGCTGCATCCTCAAGCTCGGTTGGACAAATAAAGGTAAAATCCGCTGGGTAAAAAATAAGAACCATCCACTTCCCTCGATAATCAGCAAACCTAATTTTCTTCACTTCATCATTCATCAACGCATCAACTTCAAAATCTGGGACTTTATGGTTAATTTGAATCATCGTTTTTCTCCTCAAATATCATTTGATTGAATATCCATCAAAATACACTTGAAGCAAAAGCCTAGCACAAAGAATGGCTTAAAAACCAGCTCTTTCGAAAAAATATAAGTAATGGTATCATTCAGACTATCTAACGACTCGAGCGCAAAAATGAAAGAAGTCGCAAAGTTGCTGAACAAAATGCACCAAGCAGGTGTGATCACAAACTATGCCCTCTTTGGAGCTCTAGCTCAAGTGAGATACACTGAACCCGTTTCAACCTTAGACGCCGATGTACTTGTTGCGATACCATCGCCCAATCGGTTGGATATTCTAAATGCCATTTATCAGTTCTGTTATCAAGAGGGATATTCTACAGAAGGTGAAGCCATCCGCGTTGGGGCATGGCCAGTCCAATTCATTCCCGTTTTTAGTCCCCTCACACAAGAAGCCGTGGAACAAGCAGAAACAGCGGATTTCGAAGGAGAACCCTTTCGTGTTATACGTGCCAAACATCTGGCTATTATTGCCCTCAGTGTTGGAAGGGCTAAGGATTTTGCGAGAATTCTTGTATTGCTTGAATCAAAAAGCGTGAACCGTGAAGAAATTAGAGAGCTCGCATTTCAACATCATTTGTCAGAGGCGTGGAATAAATTTGAAAAGAGATTCCTCAATGAATAATATTCAGAAACTGTTCAAACGACAGGCCCAGTGGCAGAAGAAACGAGCATTTCTTTCCTGGTCAGAAAAGATTCATTGGATTGAAATGGTTCGGGAAACGATTCTCCAGCTCCGAAAGAAAAAATGACGGAGGGGCTCGAACCCGCGACCTCCGCCGTGACAGCGCAGCACTCTAGCCAGAATTTCTCACAAACTTCCGTCACGAAGCCGAGCGAGAGGTTTCCTGACGAGGCCGCAGGTCCAAAATGCCCGGAAGCATCGTTTGCACTATGTTGAGGACATTTTGGACCGAGAACGAAGTCAGGAAGCCTTGAGTCGCCTTGTCCTCCAATGAAATACGCTCGAGCACTTGCTCACGGGATTGGCAATACGGGCAAGTACAATGTCCTTGAACATCTAACCATCCTAAGTCTGATCTCTAAAATTGTTTGAGTCTCTGGCTTCACCTTAAACGATTCTGAAATTCGGTATCCCCCCACCCAAAGAATTTTATCTTTAGATAAAAAAAGAGGGATTGCTTCCCGTAACGATCGAGGAATTTTCTGATCGATTAAAATCTCTTTTATTTTTTTGAAAGTCCCAAGGCCAATAGGATCATAAAGATCTCCCGCCTCACGTGAGCGAATGAGCAAAGAATCTACGCAAGACCCATCAAAATGTTCTACACGTTCTACCTCTCCTTCCAGAGATAACTCTTCTAAAAAATTTCCCAATGAAACTTGATTTTTTCTCTCTTCTATCTCCTCTTCTTTCTTCATCCAACGAACGAAAATTTCATACTTGAATGGATCCGTCAAAATCATTTTTTCACCCGGGATCAAGAGTGTTTGACAGGGAAATCCACTCTTCGCTTCTCTTTGCCCCATAAAAATTCGATCGAAGTCTAGCCAAACTTCCAGCCCTTGAGGAAGTTCAAGACTTCGACCTGATTGAGAAGAAGAAAGGAAGGATAAAACATTTTTGACATGAACAAATGAAAGTTCTTCCCCCTTTGTCAGTTCTCGAAAGAGGTTTCGAATCAATCGTGTCTGAAGAGCCTGAGGCAAGATTTTAAAGGAATGTGCATTAAAAAATAAATTTCGATCCTCCTTTTGAATTTCAGATGCCCTGATGCGTTGAATCTCGTCATTTAAATATTTGTTTTCACACTCGAGCGTTTCCGAAAGATGATTTAAGTGATCCACTACCTGAGGATTAAATTCTTTTTCTAAAAGAGGAATGAGCACCTTTCTCACCCGATTTCTTGTAAAAAAAAGGTTATCATTGGAAGCGTCTTCACGCCACTCAAGTTTTTTTTCTTTTAAATATTCCCTGAGTTCATTGCGAGAAATAAAAAGCAAGGGACGAATGAGAGTTAAAGGGCCTAAGGATCGGGCCGGTTTCATTCCTTGAAGTCCTTCAGGTCCTGTTCCTCTCAAAATTCTAAGCAGTATCGTTTCTGCCTGGTCTTCCCGTGTATGTCCCGCAGCAATCTTTTGAGCACCGCATGCTTGCGCCACCTCTTCAAAAAAAGAATATCTTGCATCTCGTGCTGTTTCCTCCAAAGAAAGATTTTCATCTTTGGCCAGAGTCTTAATATTCATTTTTTTCGAGAGGAATGGAAGACGAAGAGCCTCTGCTTCTTTTTGAACGAAGACACAGTCTTTCTGAGATTCATCCGGACGAAGTTGGTGATCGAAATGGGTTACCAATAGATTGATTTCTAAACGCAAGCTTAAATCGTAGAGGAGATGAAGAAGAGCGATAGAATCCCCCCCACCTGAGACCCCAACCAACACCTTGTCGCCAGAATGGATCAGCTTTTTATTCTGAATATATTCAAATACACGATCCTGCAATGATTTCATTTTATCCTTTGACGTTTCAAACTCCCTTTTGTACACTGGTTCTACCCATTTTTGGAACAAGAAATTTATTTGCCAATCGAAAGCCTAAAAGGAGGATAAAATGGCCTATGTTATTACCGAAAAATGTTTAGGGGAGCGTTATGCATCTTGCGCTTCTGTTTGTCCTGTTGAATGCATTCACCCCGGTGATTACCAGGGAAAAGAATTCATGATCATTGATCCGGAAGTTTGCATCAGCTGCGGACTCTGCCTTCCTGAATGCCCCATCAATGCCATTGTTGATAGCGAAGATCAAGATCCAACCTGGGCAAAAATTAATATCGAACTCACTCCATCCTATAAAGGAAATCCTCCTGCAACGGAAAGAGCCCGAAACGATCCTCCTCGAAGGCCCGATAATAAATTGGTTCAATAACCATTAAAGGCTGTTTGAGAATGTAGGGGTCCGATTCACCTGTCCCGAGCTATGTCGAAGGATCGGACCCGTTCCTTGAGTGTCGGATCGCATGAATGCGACCCCTACAATGTCTCCCAACTCATTTCATTCCTCCCTTAATGCGGTTGCCATTTTAACCTTACAAGCCGATCGAGCGGGAAGAATCCCTCCAAGAAGGCCCATCACAAGCGCAAAAAGAAAAGCCTCAGAGAGAATTCCTAATGTCACTCGAAATTGAAAGGTGATTTCCGAAAACATCGGGCTTAAAGTGGTTAGGGAAATTCCATTGACAACAAGTCCCATCAAAGATCCGACAAGGACCCCTCCCAAAGCAATGAGCCAAGACTCAATTAAAATAGCTAATAAGATATTTCTATTTTTAAATCCCATAAATCGCAAAGTTGCAATTTCCTGAATTCTTCCTGCGACCGCAGCATACATTGTATTCATGCCACCAAAGATCGCCGCAATGGCCATGAGTAGTGCCACAATATTGCCCAAAACGTGGATTTGAGAGAGGGCCTCGCTTTGCTCTTCATAATACTCAATCTCTCCCATGGCCTTGACATGGAGACGAGGATCATCCGTCAACCTTTGATTAAGTTCCTTCTCTTCTTTTATACTTTTAAGCTTAATCGTCACGCAAGAAATTTGATCTTTCCTTTGATCTGACAATAAATCATTGAGATCCACCCAAATTTCAGAATCATAAGAGGTTCCATTCCCATCTAAAATTCCAACCACCGTCCATTCCCCACGGCTAAACCTCAAATGGTCTCCGACCCGATATCCCCCCAACCTTTCAGCGACGGCCCGGCCCATGACCATCCCTGATCCAGCCAGATTAGAATGACCTTCGCTCACACGAACATTTTCATAAACTTTGAAAGCGATGGGAAGAACGCCTCGAAAACGTGTGGGTTTGCGTTGACCTCTTCCATTTTTAACAGGGATGGGAATTCCAATATGATATTCGGGAGAAACCAAGGGCTCACCTTTAGAGGTGGTCTTTGCTTCTGGAATCGCTTTAAGCTGAGTCAAAATCTCTCGATCTAAAACACTGAATTCAGTTGCAACACTTCCATCCCGCATCAAAATGATATTATCCACTGAGCCCGTCGATATCACAGCCGACCGTATTCCTTCCGTAAAGGCCATGAGACAAATAAAAATGCCCACGGTGAGTCCCATGCCAACAATGGTCATGGTCGTCGTTGTTTTACGAACCCATAAATTGCGAATGCTGTATTTTAAAGGCAAAGCCATAATTTAATGTGCCTATGTATGAATAAGTTTTGACACCAACTGTAAAAATCCAAAAATCAAACATCAAAAATCAAAATGACAAATCAAAATTTAAAATGTCTCCCTTTAGTAGCATTTTAAATTTTGGATTTTAATATGTCATTTTGCATTTTGATTTTTGGATTTTAAATTTATTAAAACTAAAACCTAGACCCTTATCCTTTATCGCTTATTTATCCCACTCTTCTTAACGTATTTGTAATCGAAAGCCTCGCAGCATGAAGGGCAGGAACGAGTCCGCTTGAGAAACCAATAGCGATAGAAATGATGAGCCCTATGGCTAGCGTTTCTGGATCCACCACAAAATAGCTAAAAGGTCCCAATCTTAAAGAGACCCCATAAAATTTAAAGAAAAAATAAGCTCCAAAAGAACCCAGAGCTCCCCCGACAAAGGAAAGCAAGGTCGACTCTGACAGCAATAAACTTAAAATGAGTTGGCGGGTAAAACCCAAACTCTTTAAAACAGCAACCTCGCGAGAGCGCTCCCGCATCGACATTGCAATGGCATTGGCCGTAATTGAAACACTGGAAACAATCACCAAAAAAGAAATGGTTCGAATAATCCATTCAATGGGACTAAAAGAAGACATAAAATCGCTGAACGCAGCTTTTTCAGTTAAAGTTTCTGTCTGGACAGGCCGATTCTCGAACATCTTGTCGATTTGGGATGACAAATGGGCAATCACATCTAAGCTAGGGATTCGAATGGCCACACTGTGCGCAACATCTGGACGGCCCAAGACCTCATTCAAATAATCATAATGAAGAAGAATATTATCCGCTGCAATCCCGCTGGGAACCACTCCTACAATTTTAACTTCAAGCCTCGCATTCGCATTGGCCGCATCAAGTGTCACGATATGACCCACCTTCCACCCATAACGATCCATCACCTGTTTTCCAACCAAGGCAACGGTTCGGTCTCCCTTTTTAAAAGCCTCGCGCTCAACTTCAGGAATGTCCTTAAAATCCTTTCTCATCCAATCAATCCCTTGTGGTGTAATCGAAATGGTAAAGATCGGTTCTTCCCCCTCTTTCTTGGGTCGAATAATCACAAAAAGATTGGTGGATAAATCCAACACCTCTGGAATTTTACGAATTTCACCGATATAAGAAAGCGGAACTCCCCCATTCATAAAGGTGGCATGCCTATCTCGAGTAATCACGACCAAATTCTTTTCTGTTTCAGTCATAAATCTGCGGAGGGTCGATAGCACACAATCCAAAGCACAAAAAAGAAAGAGGGAAACCCCAATATTAAGAAGGGTCAAAAAACTCCTCCGCTTACTTCTAAAGATATTTCTAATAATTAAAGGGATGAAACGCATTTTTACTGTCCCCTTTCCACCAAATCTCCCTTTTCCAAATGGAGGGTTTTCTTTGCATGAGAAGCCGCCTTTGGATCATGGGTCACCATCAGAATTGTCTTTTTGAACTCTTGATTCAAGAGTTCAAGAAGTCTCAAGATTTCTTGAGCGGACTTAGCATCTAAGTCTCCGGTCGGCTCATCGGCCAAGACAATTTTAGGATCCGCTACAATCGCTCGAGCAATGGCCACCCGCTGCTCCTCTCCCCCTGAAAGTTGATTGGGAAGATGTTTCATTCGGGCCTCTAGCCCAACAATGGTGAGCACCGTCTTCACCCGTTGGGCCCGTTCAGCCTTCGACATTTTGAGGAGTAAAAGAGGAAGTTCCACATTTTCAAAAGCGGTGAGAACAGGAATTAAATAATAAAACTGAAAAATAAAACCAACTCGCCTCGACCGCCAGGCCGCTAATTGAGTTTCTGAAAAGGGAGTGATATCCGTATCTTGAATAATCACTTGCCCCGTACTGGGCTTGTCAATTCCAGCGATCAGATTAAGAAGCGTTGATTTTCCGGATCCTGAAGGGCCCATCAAGGCTAAAAATTCACCTTCCGTAACGGATAAATCCAGGTCCTGTAAGACATGAAGCCGTTCACTGCCTCTTGAGAATTCCTTGCTCACTCCTTTAAGCTGAATAATGCTATCTGTGTCCATGATCTTCCTTCTCTTTCCTATTTCACTCTGACCCTGACCTTGATCCCATCTGAAAGAACCTTTTCGCTTTTAATAATCAATCGATCTCCCTCAGCCAATCCTGATTTCACCTCGCACGATTCACCTTCCTTCGCGGAAGAGAGCTCTATCCATTTCTGAATGGCCTTCCCATCGTTCAAAATGAAAACAGAGGGTGATCCATCTTTTTGAACCGCTGATGCGGGAATCAAAATTCTGGGCGTCAAACTTTCTTCAGACACCTTTTTTTCAGACAAGAACGTCAACTTTGCGCTCATCTGAGGCTTTAGCTTTTCATCCCGATCCAAAATTTTTACCTTCACTTGAACCGTTCCCTTTTGCCGATTAGCCATCGGTGCAATCTCCTCGACTTCTCCTTTATAGGATTGACGCCCCGTCGCATCCACCGAAACCACGACCCCTTGTCCAAGATCAATTTGATGCACATCAGATTCAGAAATATCGGCCTCCACTTGTAAATGATTTAAGTCCGCAAGCTTGTAAATCCCTGTGTCTTTCCCAGCCTGAAGTTCAAGATTGGGATTTACAATTTCCCCAATCTCTGACAAGCGTTCCAAAACAATTCCATCGATCGGAGAAATAATCTGGGTGTTTTTCCATTGTGCCTCCGCCAATTTTTTTTGAGCCTTTTTAACGTGAAAATCTGTTTTTGAACGGTCAAAATCAGCCTGACTAATCACTTTTTCAGCAAATAAATTTTGCGCCCTCTTTAAATTCGATTGAGCTTCTTTCAAATTTGCTTTTGCCAATTCTAGTTGCGCTTCTGCTTCATCATCATCCAATCGAGCAAGAAGATCACCCAACTTTACATGAGCCCCTTCTTCAAAAAACATCTCCTTCAAGCGACCTGGAATTTTTGGCCCAATCACTGCCTCCGTTTTAGAAATAACATACCCTCCTGCAGTTAGAATCTGAGAGTTTGAAAAGGGGCGAGATAGGGATATTTCCATCACTTCAACTTCAATGGGGCGGGTCGTTCTAAAAGCTCTTAAAGAAAGACCTGCCGCACATAAAAGCCCAACAACCAGAAACCATTTCCATGGAATTTTCCATTTTGATTGAGGCTTCGTAACAGAAGAAGCCTCATCTTGAATCACCAAACGTTTCAAATTGCGAAGCCTCACATCATCTTTGGTTTCATCCATACAGTTTTCATTATACTGTAGAAAGAAAAAGAATATAGATTAAAATAAACTGTAAGCGATAAGCGATAAGTGGTAAGTTTAAGTGGGTTGTATTAGGAATGGAAAGAGTATATAAACATAGACATACTCGTTTTCGTAGCTAATTTAAAACTCAAAAATCAAAATGCAAAATGACATATTAAAATCCAAAATTTCTAGTGCTATTGCAAGGAAAATATTTTAAGTTTTACATTGTCCGACAAGATTTTTGATGATTGATTTTTGGATTTTCATGGTGGAGATACATCAATGAACAATGAGTTAACCTATACAAATCAATCTCTCAAAATTGCTAACCGTATTTTCCGCTCAAGACTTTTGATTGGAACAGGAAAATTCTCTTCCGGGAAAATCATGGCTGAAGCGATTGAAGCTTCAGGAGCAGAGTTGGTTACAGTGGCTCTGAGACGAGTCGATCTGACCCATCCTGAAGAAAATATTTTGTCATTTATTGACCCCAAAAAATACCTCCTTCTCCCTAATACTTCTGGAGCACAAACGGCTGAGGAAGCGGTACGGCTAGCCAGACTGGCTCGAGCCGCTGAGATTTCAAATTGGATAAAATTAGAAGTTACCCCTGATCCCCGCTATCTTCTTCCAGACCCGATTGAGACCCTAAAAGCTGCTGAAATTCTCGTGAAAGAAAATTTTGTTGTCCTTCCTTATATCCATGCCGATCCTATTCTCGCAAAACGTCTCGAAGAAGTGGGGACAGCAACGGTCATGCCCCTGGGGTCCCCCATCGGATCGAATCAAGGAATTCGAACCAAAGAATCCATTCAAATTATCATTGAACAAGCTAAAATCCCTGTCGTGGTAGACGCAGGCCTTGGAAGTGCATCGGACGGCGCTGAAGCCATGGAAATGGGAGCTGACGCTGTTTTGATTAATACCGCCATTGCGACATCTCTTAATCCTGTCCTCATGGCTACTGCATTTAAGCTTGGGGTAGAGGCTGGACGAAAGGCTTTTGAGGCTGGGCTTTCGCCTCGTCGTTCTACCGCTCAAGCTTCAAGCCCACTGACAGGTTTTTTGGAGCCTGTTTCATGAGTTTCGCTTCTATTCTCGAAAAGCTTCCTCTGGACCTCTTCGTAAAAATTTTACAAGAAACGACCCCTGAAAAAGTGAAACAAAGCCTGAATGCTCCTATCAAAAAAATAGAAGATTTCATTCATCTCATTTCTCCTGCGGCAACTCAATCTCTTGAGAAAATGGCCCAGGCTTCTCACGAACTTACGCTTCAGCGATTTGGACGCATCATTCAATTTTATGCTCCCCTCTACGTTTCCAATGAATGTGTCGACACGTGCACATATTGTGGGTTTAACCGTGAAAATGAAATTGTCCGTTTGACCCTCAAACCTTTAGAAGTTCTGAAAGAAGCTCGTTTTCTGATGAAACAAGGATTTCGCCATCTCCTATTGGTTTCAGGAGAACATCCCCGATCCACCCCTCCTGAATATATTGCGGAAGTCACTCGACTCCTCCATAAAGAAGTTTCTTCTCTTTCTCTTGAGCTTGCGCCACAGACCGAGGAAATTTACCGTCAATGGGTTCTTGCAGGGGCTGATGGATTGGTGGTCTATCAGGAAACGTATCAAAAAGACATGTATGCCCAAGTTCAT encodes:
- the ahpC gene encoding peroxiredoxin — its product is MIQINHKVPDFEVDALMNDEVKKIRFADYRGKWMVLIFYPADFTFICPTELEDAAKKYEEFKKLGAEVFGVSTDTVYTHKAWHDSSPSIKKVQYPMIADPTGKLAREFGTYIEEAGLSLRGTFIIDPDGILKTIEVHDNSIGRNASELVRRLQAAKFVREHKGEVCPASWEPGKTTLKPGLDLVGKI
- the tilS gene encoding tRNA lysidine(34) synthetase TilS, which produces MKSLQDRVFEYIQNKKLIHSGDKVLVGVSGGGDSIALLHLLYDLSLRLEINLLVTHFDHQLRPDESQKDCVFVQKEAEALRLPFLSKKMNIKTLAKDENLSLEETARDARYSFFEEVAQACGAQKIAAGHTREDQAETILLRILRGTGPEGLQGMKPARSLGPLTLIRPLLFISRNELREYLKEKKLEWREDASNDNLFFTRNRVRKVLIPLLEKEFNPQVVDHLNHLSETLECENKYLNDEIQRIRASEIQKEDRNLFFNAHSFKILPQALQTRLIRNLFRELTKGEELSFVHVKNVLSFLSSSQSGRSLELPQGLEVWLDFDRIFMGQREAKSGFPCQTLLIPGEKMILTDPFKYEIFVRWMKKEEEIEERKNQVSLGNFLEELSLEGEVERVEHFDGSCVDSLLIRSREAGDLYDPIGLGTFKKIKEILIDQKIPRSLREAIPLFLSKDKILWVGGYRISESFKVKPETQTILEIRLRMVRCSRTLYLPVLPIP
- a CDS encoding 4Fe-4S binding protein, yielding MAYVITEKCLGERYASCASVCPVECIHPGDYQGKEFMIIDPEVCISCGLCLPECPINAIVDSEDQDPTWAKINIELTPSYKGNPPATERARNDPPRRPDNKLVQ
- a CDS encoding ABC transporter permease — its product is MALPLKYSIRNLWVRKTTTTMTIVGMGLTVGIFICLMAFTEGIRSAVISTGSVDNIILMRDGSVATEFSVLDREILTQLKAIPEAKTTSKGEPLVSPEYHIGIPIPVKNGRGQRKPTRFRGVLPIAFKVYENVRVSEGHSNLAGSGMVMGRAVAERLGGYRVGDHLRFSRGEWTVVGILDGNGTSYDSEIWVDLNDLLSDQRKDQISCVTIKLKSIKEEKELNQRLTDDPRLHVKAMGEIEYYEEQSEALSQIHVLGNIVALLMAIAAIFGGMNTMYAAVAGRIQEIATLRFMGFKNRNILLAILIESWLIALGGVLVGSLMGLVVNGISLTTLSPMFSEITFQFRVTLGILSEAFLFALVMGLLGGILPARSACKVKMATALREE
- a CDS encoding FtsX-like permease family protein, with protein sequence MRFIPLIIRNIFRSKRRSFLTLLNIGVSLFLFCALDCVLSTLRRFMTETEKNLVVITRDRHATFMNGGVPLSYIGEIRKIPEVLDLSTNLFVIIRPKKEGEEPIFTISITPQGIDWMRKDFKDIPEVEREAFKKGDRTVALVGKQVMDRYGWKVGHIVTLDAANANARLEVKIVGVVPSGIAADNILLHYDYLNEVLGRPDVAHSVAIRIPSLDVIAHLSSQIDKMFENRPVQTETLTEKAAFSDFMSSFSPIEWIIRTISFLVIVSSVSITANAIAMSMRERSREVAVLKSLGFTRQLILSLLLSESTLLSFVGGALGSFGAYFFFKFYGVSLRLGPFSYFVVDPETLAIGLIISIAIGFSSGLVPALHAARLSITNTLRRVG
- a CDS encoding ABC transporter ATP-binding protein → MDTDSIIQLKGVSKEFSRGSERLHVLQDLDLSVTEGEFLALMGPSGSGKSTLLNLIAGIDKPSTGQVIIQDTDITPFSETQLAAWRSRRVGFIFQFYYLIPVLTAFENVELPLLLLKMSKAERAQRVKTVLTIVGLEARMKHLPNQLSGGEEQRVAIARAIVADPKIVLADEPTGDLDAKSAQEILRLLELLNQEFKKTILMVTHDPKAASHAKKTLHLEKGDLVERGQ
- a CDS encoding efflux RND transporter periplasmic adaptor subunit, with product MDETKDDVRLRNLKRLVIQDEASSVTKPQSKWKIPWKWFLVVGLLCAAGLSLRAFRTTRPIEVEVMEISLSRPFSNSQILTAGGYVISKTEAVIGPKIPGRLKEMFFEEGAHVKLGDLLARLDDDEAEAQLELAKANLKEAQSNLKRAQNLFAEKVISQADFDRSKTDFHVKKAQKKLAEAQWKNTQIISPIDGIVLERLSEIGEIVNPNLELQAGKDTGIYKLADLNHLQVEADISESDVHQIDLGQGVVVSVDATGRQSYKGEVEEIAPMANRQKGTVQVKVKILDRDEKLKPQMSAKLTFLSEKKVSEESLTPRILIPASAVQKDGSPSVFILNDGKAIQKWIELSSAKEGESCEVKSGLAEGDRLIIKSEKVLSDGIKVRVRVK
- a CDS encoding thiazole synthase, with amino-acid sequence MNNELTYTNQSLKIANRIFRSRLLIGTGKFSSGKIMAEAIEASGAELVTVALRRVDLTHPEENILSFIDPKKYLLLPNTSGAQTAEEAVRLARLARAAEISNWIKLEVTPDPRYLLPDPIETLKAAEILVKENFVVLPYIHADPILAKRLEEVGTATVMPLGSPIGSNQGIRTKESIQIIIEQAKIPVVVDAGLGSASDGAEAMEMGADAVLINTAIATSLNPVLMATAFKLGVEAGRKAFEAGLSPRRSTAQASSPLTGFLEPVS
- the thiH gene encoding 2-iminoacetate synthase ThiH, yielding MSFASILEKLPLDLFVKILQETTPEKVKQSLNAPIKKIEDFIHLISPAATQSLEKMAQASHELTLQRFGRIIQFYAPLYVSNECVDTCTYCGFNRENEIVRLTLKPLEVLKEARFLMKQGFRHLLLVSGEHPRSTPPEYIAEVTRLLHKEVSSLSLELAPQTEEIYRQWVLAGADGLVVYQETYQKDMYAQVHLAGKKKNFLWRLETPERGAAAGMKRLGIGALLGLSDWRKDAIALVTHAQYLLKTCWRSSLTISIPRIRPAVGGFTPEYFISDREFTQLICALRLCLPDVGIVLSTREHPKLRNGLISLGVTQISAGSRTEPGGYENPNAAGEQFEIEDTRSPQEMAETVRKLGYEAVWKDWDGALN